From a region of the Sesamum indicum cultivar Zhongzhi No. 13 linkage group LG3, S_indicum_v1.0, whole genome shotgun sequence genome:
- the LOC105158697 gene encoding probable plastidic glucose transporter 1 isoform X4, producing the protein MLQNSNKLMNWSLRTITSQELGFEGNSFLEGLVVSIFIGGAFIGSISCGSLVDKLGCRRTFQLDTVPLILGAIISAQAHSLDEILLGRFLVGIGIGVNTVLVPIYISEVAPTKYRGSLGTFSQIGTCLGIIASLCLAIPSENDPHWWRIMLYIASIPGFLLALGMQFAVDSPRWLCKAGRIDDAKEVISNIWGPSQVDKAIEEFQSVIRNDGADLDSSWLELLQEPHSRVALIGGALFILQQFAGINGVLYFSSLTFRDVGITSSAIASLYVGLTNFAGALCASYLMDKQGRQVLLIASYLGMAVSMFVITGAISFPIDAEISSNLSILGTIMYIFTFAIGAGPVTGLIIPELSSSRTRGKILGFSFSVHWVFNFLVGLFFLEMVEKFGVAPVYAGFGGISLLAAAFAYYFIVETKGRSLEEIEMSLNSNYQGRNK; encoded by the exons TTGTGGTTAGTATATTCATAGGTGGTGCATTTATTGGAAGCATAAGCTGTGGATCTCTTGTTGATAAACTTGGTTGTCGCCGCACATTTCAGCTTGACACTGTACCTCTCATACTCGGTGCAATCATAAG TGCTCAAGCACACTCCTTGGACGAAATACTATTGGGGAGATTTCTAGTTGGCATTGGTATTGGAGTGAACACAGTTCTTGTTCCTATTTATATTTCAGAG GTTGCCCCAACAAAATATAGGGGTTCACTGGGGACGTTTTCTCAGATTGGGACATGCCTCGGAATTATAGCGTCATTGTGTTTAGCGATTCCTTCAGAAAATGATCCTCACTG GTGGAGGATAATGCTGTACATAGCTAGTATACCGGGATTTCTTCTTGCCCTGGGAATGCAGTTTGCGGTTGACAGCCCTCGCTGGCTATGTAAA GCAGGTAGAATTGATGATGCTAAAGAAGTAATAAGTAACATTTGGGGTCCATCACAAGTTGATAAAGCTATTGAAGAATTCCAGTCTGTCATTAGAAATGATGGCGCTGATTTAGATAGCAGTTGGCTGGAACTCTTGCAGGAGCCTCACTCTAGAG TTGCATTAATTGGAGGTGCCCTTTTTATTCTACAGCAATTTGCCGGTATAAATGGAgttctctatttttcttccttaacCTTTCGAGATGTTGGAATCACAAGTAGTGCTATAGCAAGCTTATATGTTGGGCTTACCAACTTTGCAG GTGCACTTTGTGCCTCATACTTGATGGACAAGCAAGGGAGGCAAGTGCTTCTGATTGCTAGTTACCTGGGAATG GCTGTATCTATGTTTGTCATAACTGGTGCAATCAGCTTTCCTATCGATGCAGAGATCAGCTCCAACTTATCAATATTGGGCACTATCAT GTACATATTTACTTTTGCTATAGGAGCTGGGCCAGTTACCGGGCTTATAATACCAGAGCTTAGCAGCAGCAGGACACGAGGGAAAATCTTGGGCTTCAGTTTCTCTGTTCACTGG GTGTTTAACTTCTTGGTCGGTCTCTTCTTCCTTGAAATGGTGGAGAAATTCGGTGTCGCTCCAGTTTATGCGGGCTTTGGTGGCATTTCCTTGTTAGCAGCTGCTTTTGCTTACTACTTTATAGTCGAAACTAAAGGGAGATCTCTTGAAGAAATTGAGATGTCGCTGAATTCCAACTATCAAGGCAGGAATAAGTAA